One Acetobacterium sp. KB-1 DNA segment encodes these proteins:
- a CDS encoding bacteriohemerythrin encodes MAIVWTQDLSVGVASIDGQHQQLFKMADELFEAGKNGKSKEVVGELLNFLDAYTKQHFSDEEAYMKSINYPGLADQQTAHKNFIAELAKLKSAYDTSGGNISVIINANQMVVDWLTKHISVMDKKIGVHTKA; translated from the coding sequence ATGGCTATTGTATGGACTCAGGATTTATCTGTCGGTGTCGCCAGTATCGATGGGCAGCATCAACAATTATTTAAAATGGCCGATGAACTTTTTGAAGCCGGTAAAAACGGTAAATCCAAAGAAGTAGTCGGTGAGCTACTGAATTTCTTGGATGCTTATACCAAACAGCATTTCAGTGATGAGGAAGCCTACATGAAAAGCATCAATTACCCGGGACTGGCTGATCAGCAGACTGCTCACAAAAACTTCATAGCAGAACTAGCCAAACTAAAAAGCGCATATGATACATCGGGCGGTAATATCTCGGTGATCATCAATGCTAATCAGATGGTTGTTGACTGGCTGACCAAACATATTTCCGTCATGGATAAGAAAATTGGCGTTCACACCAAAGCATAA